From a region of the Wolbachia endosymbiont (group B) of Gerris lacustris genome:
- a CDS encoding IS630 family transposase (programmed frameshift) has product MALRSKLLDEKVVESAKEMLKKVRNNAYVAKKLNAVIAAKKHSITAVAKICCISRKAITTWIKHIKFGREEKLFSPPQRRRKTILNQSQLEQIEVWIEENPNITIREMRIRIQERFGLNISKSTIHRNMQRMKFSYITPRPVHSGQDKNKQEEFKKNLNETIVMHSEKELFFFDESRFGTHSKVGHGWFKKGSRTQVKVKLGRENFYLYSAVNPRNGENFSLFAPNVNTACINIFLEQMSQYLGIRKAFLVMDCASWHKSKSLKIPKNIEIIYLPPYSPDLNPVERFWLYIKQNILRNKIYDTIVLLESALCKFITSLSPSTVKQLCNASYLVH; this is encoded by the exons ATGGCATTAAGATCAAAATTATTGGATGAAAAAGTGGTGGAATCAGCAAAAGAGATGTTGAAGAAAGTAAGAAATAATGCGTATGTTGCAAAAAAACTAAATGCTGTAATTGCAGCAAAAAAGCACAGTATAACAGCTGTAGCAAAAATATGTTGCATTTCGAGAAAGGCAATTACTACATGGATAAAGCACATAAAATTTGGAAGAGAAGAAAAATTATTTTCTCCACCTCAACGCCGTAGAAAAACTATATTGAACCAAAGTCAACTTGAACAAATTGAGGTGTGGATAGAGGAAAACCCCAATATTACTATCAGAGAAATGAGAATAAGAATCCAAGAAAGATTTGGTTTGAATATCAGCAAATCCACAATACATCGTAATATGCAAAGAATGAAATTCTCATATATCACACCAAGACCAGTTCATAGTGGACAGGATAAAAATAAGCAAGAGGAGTTT AAAAAAAACCTCAATGAAACTATTGTCATGCATTCTGAAAAAGAGCTATTTTTCTTCGATGAATCACGGTTTGGTACACATTCAAAAGTTGGACATGGGTGGTTTAAAAAAGGCAGTAGGACACAGGTTAAGGTAAAATTAGGTAGGGAAAATTTTTATCTCTATAGTGCAGTTAATCCCAGAAATGGAGAGAATTTTAGCTTATTTGCACCAAACGTCAACACTGCTTGTATAAATATATTCCTTGAACAGATGTCGCAATATTTAGGAATACGAAAGGCTTTTCTCGTGATGGATTGCGCTAGTTGGCATAAGTCAAAAAGTTTAAAGATACCTAAAAATATCGAAATTATATACCTACCACCATACTCACCTGACCTCAATCCTGTTGAGAGGTTTTGGTTATATATAAAACAGAACATTTTGCGCAATAAAATCTACGATACAATTGTTCTGCTTGAGAGCGCTTTGTGTAAATTTATTACCTCTCTTTCCCCTTCCACGGTTAAACAACTCTGCAATGCTTCTTATTTGGTTCATTAA
- a CDS encoding IS630 family transposase (programmed frameshift), protein MALRSKLLDEKVVESAKEMLKKVRNNAYVAKKLNAVIAAKKHSITAVAKICCISRKAITTWIKHIKFGREEKLFSPPQRRRKTILNQSQLEQIEVWMEENPNITIREMRIRIQERFGLNISKSTIHRNMQRMKFSYITPRPVHSGQDKNKQEEFKKNLNETIVMHSEKELFFFDESRFGTHSKVGHGWFKKGSRTQVKVKLGRENFYLYSAVNPRNGENFSLFAPNVNTACINIFLEQMSQYLGIRKAFLVMDCASWHKSKSLKIPKNIEIIYLPPYSPDLNPVERFWLYIKQNILRNKIYDTIVLLESALCKFITSLSPSTVKQLCNASYLVH, encoded by the exons ATGGCATTAAGATCAAAATTATTGGATGAAAAAGTGGTGGAATCAGCAAAAGAGATGCTGAAGAAAGTAAGAAATAATGCGTATGTTGCAAAAAAACTAAATGCTGTAATTGCAGCAAAAAAGCACAGTATAACAGCTGTAGCAAAAATATGTTGCATTTCGAGAAAGGCAATTACTACATGGATAAAGCACATAAAATTTGGAAGAGAAGAAAAATTATTTTCTCCACCTCAACGCCGTAGAAAAACTATATTGAACCAAAGTCAACTTGAACAAATTGAGGTGTGGATGGAGGAAAACCCCAATATTACTATTAGAGAAATGAGAATAAGAATCCAAGAAAGATTTGGTTTGAATATCAGCAAATCCACAATACATCGTAATATGCAAAGAATGAAATTCTCATATATCACACCAAGACCAGTTCATAGTGGACAGGATAAAAATAAGCAAGAGGAGTTT AAAAAAAACCTCAATGAAACTATTGTCATGCATTCTGAAAAAGAGCTATTTTTCTTCGATGAATCACGGTTTGGTACACATTCAAAAGTTGGACATGGGTGGTTTAAAAAAGGCAGTAGGACACAGGTTAAGGTAAAATTAGGTAGGGAAAATTTTTATCTCTATAGTGCAGTTAATCCCAGAAATGGAGAGAATTTTAGCTTATTTGCACCAAACGTCAACACTGCTTGTATAAATATATTCCTTGAACAGATGTCGCAATATTTAGGAATACGAAAGGCTTTTCTCGTGATGGATTGCGCTAGTTGGCATAAGTCAAAAAGTTTAAAGATACCTAAAAATATCGAAATTATATACCTACCACCATACTCACCTGACCTCAATCCTGTTGAGAGGTTTTGGTTATATATAAAACAGAACATTTTGCGCAATAAAATCTACGATACAATTGTTCTGCTTGAGAGCGCTTTGTGTAAATTTATTACCTCTCTTTCCCCTTCCACGGTTAAACAACTCTGCAATGCTTCTTATTTGGTTCATTAA
- a CDS encoding ankyrin repeat domain-containing protein — MTFGAYDNELLAAVDSGDANRVADLLDKGADVNAKDNDSLTPLHLAAINDHLNVVEKLMKRGADVNAKNNNGYVPLHLAAINDHLNVVEKLIEKGAYVNANTNSHY; from the coding sequence ATGACTTTCGGTGCTTATGATAATGAATTACTTGCCGCTGTGGATAGTGGGGATGCTAATCGAGTTGCAGACCTTCTCGATAAAGGTGCTGATGTTAATGCTAAAGACAATGATAGCTTAACACCTTTACATTTGGCTGCCATTAATGATCATTTAAATGTGGTAGAAAAGCTTATGAAGAGAGGAGCTGACGTTAATGCTAAGAACAATAATGGCTACGTTCCTCTACATTTGGCTGCCATTAATGATCATTTAAATGTGGTAGAAAAACTTATAGAGAAAGGAGCTTATGTTAATGCTAATACCAACTCTCATTATTAA
- a CDS encoding IS256 family transposase: protein MSQANRTTGLVDYKELETNILSSIREGRPLTGRDGALTPFIKRLLEASLEGEIESYMSAESEENNRRNGRNAKTLRTSAGSFELLTPRDREGSFEPQIVKKRQTSLHPELEAKVLSTYASGMGYRDIASHVEEIYDHKISAAEISSITDKLLPVINEWRSRPLQSVYPIVFMDGMFFKVKEDGHCISKCMYNILGINQNGRKEVLGFYLAESEGANFWLGVLNDLKERGVEDILIACIDGLKSFPTAINSVFPKAEVQLCIVHQIRNSLKYVSSKDVKVFINDLKKIYRASSKEIAENYLLELEEKWSEKYPLVTKSWQNNWENLSGYFKYSGPVRKLIYTTNPIEGLHRQIRKFTKTKGSFTNTNALYKQVYCAIKKVEQKWTTALPNWALTMSQLDIFFPNRLKIELN, encoded by the coding sequence ATGAGTCAAGCAAATAGAACTACTGGTTTGGTAGATTATAAAGAATTAGAAACAAATATCCTGTCATCTATACGAGAAGGAAGACCATTGACAGGAAGAGATGGAGCATTAACACCGTTTATAAAAAGGTTGCTAGAGGCAAGTCTGGAAGGTGAAATAGAAAGCTACATGTCAGCTGAAAGTGAAGAAAATAACCGAAGAAATGGGAGAAACGCAAAAACTTTACGCACGAGTGCAGGCTCATTTGAGCTGCTAACACCAAGAGATAGGGAGGGAAGCTTTGAACCACAAATAGTCAAAAAAAGGCAAACAAGCCTACATCCAGAACTTGAAGCAAAGGTCTTAAGCACATATGCCAGTGGCATGGGATACAGAGATATAGCTTCACATGTTGAGGAAATATATGACCACAAAATATCAGCAGCAGAGATATCTAGTATTACCGATAAACTGCTACCAGTAATCAATGAATGGCGCAGCCGCCCACTGCAATCAGTGTATCCAATAGTATTTATGGATGGCATGTTTTTTAAGGTCAAGGAGGACGGACATTGCATAAGTAAATGTATGTATAATATATTGGGCATAAATCAAAATGGCAGAAAAGAAGTATTAGGTTTTTATTTGGCTGAAAGTGAAGGAGCTAACTTCTGGTTGGGAGTACTAAATGACCTCAAAGAAAGAGGAGTAGAAGATATTCTAATTGCCTGTATTGATGGGCTAAAAAGCTTTCCTACCGCTATAAATAGTGTATTTCCTAAAGCAGAAGTACAGCTATGCATAGTGCATCAGATAAGGAATTCACTGAAGTATGTATCTAGCAAAGATGTAAAAGTTTTCATAAATGATTTGAAAAAAATATATCGTGCTTCAAGTAAAGAGATTGCTGAGAATTATTTGCTTGAGCTGGAAGAAAAATGGAGTGAAAAATATCCCTTGGTTACAAAATCATGGCAAAACAATTGGGAAAATTTGTCTGGTTATTTTAAGTATTCTGGACCAGTTAGGAAGCTGATTTACACCACCAATCCAATTGAGGGATTGCATAGACAAATTAGGAAATTTACTAAAACTAAGGGCTCATTTACTAATACAAATGCCTTGTACAAACAGGTATATTGTGCTATAAAAAAGGTAGAGCAAAAGTGGACTACAGCTTTGCCTAATTGGGCATTAACTATGTCTCAGCTTGACATTTTCTTTCCCAACAGACTGAAAATTGAGTTGAACTAA
- a CDS encoding ankyrin repeat domain-containing protein — MGIGSVKYISEPISEQSKHTDEQKLKCDLSAGQECSEIGSPKTEATELPVDSYYEFIKRDLFWADRSLIDDKKYLEDLIDEWLIHAPNLKLGESQKELNQKLLNSIIKDFNMGNYDSFSNLKQFLESNEKNKDLKYVLNLKRGHLGTTVLNVFVAHDEAIHPLLKAGADLNMQDNKGKTLLHDTAIYSSEYEGLKYLLDAKTDPNIQDKKGNTPLHYYAANCNDYSRKVMDLLISKGADLNIKNNNGKTPLQIAIDSNNIIECFLTDNQKKLRDQLRKMVKATDSDEDWDNPYGPGVEDLKKFLDKHKNNQDLKIVLNVKGDSSIWPFCQFPDVKALLLKAGATDFVGNKQDNCEKCDSLLSEMYQTNQLAKLNKFLSKVVKAKSMIELQEVVNEIIASGMRLNFAKDKDYYFADHVLEKIAKLEGSYGIASDIVCALISRGAKLKNSDSLKVIDTIEREFKDHKANVIKAHVEYINYAEEFFRVAKDATSGQLCDGKIDNSVSYLEYSEDSIIDVGKITDRTRNLGIPQGEKGYGRSVIKIGKSEVEIITQDGIRNYTDLTEGSDIVLTFYTSLGNIDVRLYPDVQDKSKIIVEVSNREEVLEKFKGHEEELGEDCVLGDYDVYYAIEQGYFERSGKLMHPEVISESNNKWTEREELRRDSMEEIARRHKLLQDLRNIESNIVKKEKNFDVKTYLIDIFKILSRFYEEKGDISKTDLAKAAEKESKKLGLEGKYNWSKIFGLEEEIIEKAEKQGDKEQKSNIPDDFYLGHAINNGSCFFDSFRQSLEQQKGIKVTVKQLRNECKRFAQDNPPEWFISKIGNDFDEVEGEFVNRGITCNQYINSIGKNEFWGRSDIEGRILCDKYGVKLHVAESNPLHTIDKQQDPFLHQLIDSSGSKAGKIDYSHNSVLHMVNGGHDHFQPLLYRNKALAKQTQEQKDSLCYSSLPSCSMDELKIEKASHQQKALLVSRP; from the coding sequence ATGGGTATAGGGTCAGTAAAATATATTTCAGAACCTATCAGTGAACAAAGTAAACACACTGATGAGCAAAAACTGAAGTGTGACCTAAGCGCTGGACAAGAGTGTTCAGAAATAGGTAGCCCAAAAACAGAAGCAACTGAATTACCAGTAGATAGTTATTATGAATTCATTAAGCGAGATTTATTTTGGGCTGATAGAAGTTTGATAGATGATAAAAAATACTTAGAGGATTTAATAGATGAGTGGCTTATTCATGCACCTAACTTAAAACTGGGAGAGAGTCAAAAAGAGTTAAATCAAAAATTACTCAATAGTATTATAAAAGATTTTAATATGGGAAATTATGACTCATTTTCAAATCTTAAGCAATTTTTAGAAAGTAACGAGAAAAATAAAGACCTGAAGTATGTTCTTAATCTAAAAAGAGGGCATCTAGGAACAACAGTATTGAATGTGTTTGTCGCACACGATGAAGCCATTCATCCTCTTCTCAAAGCTGGTGCTGATCTAAATATGCAGGATAATAAAGGTAAAACACTTTTGCATGATACTGCTATTTATTCCAGTGAGTATGAAGGTCTAAAGTATCTCTTAGATGCAAAAACTGATCCAAATATACAAGATAAAAAAGGTAATACACCTTTACACTATTATGCTGCTAATTGTAATGATTATAGCAGAAAGGTTATGGATTTACTCATAAGCAAAGGAGCTGATTTAAACATAAAAAATAACAATGGAAAGACCCCACTGCAAATTGCAATTGATAGCAACAATATTATAGAGTGTTTTTTAACTGACAACCAAAAAAAGTTAAGAGACCAACTACGTAAAATGGTTAAAGCTACAGATTCTGATGAAGATTGGGATAATCCTTATGGTCCAGGTGTTGAAGATCTGAAAAAATTTTTAGATAAACATAAAAATAACCAAGATTTAAAGATAGTTTTAAATGTTAAGGGTGATAGTTCAATTTGGCCGTTTTGTCAATTTCCTGATGTAAAAGCTTTACTCTTAAAAGCAGGAGCAACTGACTTTGTAGGTAATAAGCAAGATAATTGTGAAAAATGTGATAGTCTCTTGTCAGAGATGTATCAAACAAATCAACTTGCTAAGCTAAATAAGTTTTTGAGTAAGGTAGTAAAAGCTAAAAGCATGATTGAACTACAGGAAGTTGTAAATGAGATTATAGCTTCTGGAATGAGATTAAATTTTGCTAAAGACAAAGATTATTACTTTGCAGATCACGTACTAGAAAAAATTGCTAAGTTAGAAGGAAGCTATGGAATTGCCAGTGATATAGTATGTGCATTAATATCGAGAGGAGCAAAGTTAAAAAACTCAGATAGTTTAAAAGTCATTGATACAATAGAACGAGAGTTTAAAGATCATAAAGCTAATGTAATCAAGGCTCATGTAGAGTACATTAATTATGCTGAAGAATTTTTTAGAGTTGCAAAGGATGCTACCAGTGGTCAACTGTGTGATGGAAAAATCGATAACAGTGTATCTTACTTAGAATACTCAGAGGATAGTATAATAGATGTTGGAAAAATCACAGATAGAACAAGGAATTTAGGAATACCTCAAGGAGAAAAAGGATATGGAAGGAGTGTAATAAAAATTGGCAAAAGTGAGGTGGAAATTATAACCCAAGATGGCATAAGGAATTACACAGATCTTACAGAAGGCAGCGATATAGTATTAACTTTCTATACCAGTTTGGGAAATATAGACGTTAGACTGTATCCTGACGTACAAGATAAAAGCAAAATTATAGTAGAAGTGAGTAATAGAGAGGAAGTATTGGAAAAATTCAAAGGTCATGAAGAAGAATTAGGCGAGGATTGTGTACTTGGTGATTATGATGTCTACTATGCTATTGAACAGGGATATTTTGAAAGGTCTGGAAAATTAATGCATCCTGAAGTAATAAGCGAGTCTAACAACAAATGGACAGAACGTGAAGAGTTAAGAAGGGATTCTATGGAGGAAATTGCTAGAAGGCATAAGTTATTACAAGATTTACGCAATATTGAGTCTAATATTGTAAAAAAGGAGAAGAATTTTGACGTAAAAACTTACCTGATAGATATCTTTAAAATTTTATCTAGGTTCTATGAAGAAAAAGGGGATATTTCTAAAACAGACTTAGCTAAAGCAGCAGAAAAGGAAAGTAAAAAATTGGGGTTAGAAGGTAAATACAACTGGAGTAAAATTTTTGGTTTAGAGGAAGAAATTATTGAAAAGGCAGAAAAACAAGGTGATAAAGAGCAAAAATCAAACATACCTGATGACTTCTATTTAGGGCACGCAATCAATAATGGAAGCTGTTTTTTTGATTCATTCAGGCAAAGTCTGGAACAACAGAAGGGAATCAAAGTTACTGTAAAGCAGTTAAGGAATGAGTGTAAGAGATTTGCACAAGACAATCCTCCAGAGTGGTTTATAAGTAAAATTGGCAATGACTTTGATGAGGTTGAAGGTGAGTTCGTAAATCGTGGAATTACGTGTAACCAATATATCAATAGCATTGGAAAGAATGAATTTTGGGGACGTTCCGATATCGAGGGCAGAATACTTTGTGATAAGTATGGTGTGAAATTGCATGTTGCAGAAAGTAACCCATTGCACACTATTGATAAGCAACAAGATCCGTTCTTGCATCAGTTAATAGATAGCTCAGGATCAAAAGCAGGTAAGATAGATTATAGTCACAATAGTGTCTTACATATGGTAAATGGAGGCCATGATCATTTTCAACCCCTACTTTATAGAAATAAGGCCTTGGCAAAACAAACGCAAGAACAAAAAGATTCCTTATGCTATTCAAGCTTGCCAAGCTGTAGTATGGATGAGTTAAAGATAGAAAAAGCATCTCATCAACAGAAGGCACTGCTTGTAAGTAGACCATAG
- a CDS encoding ankyrin repeat domain-containing protein: MRSCTGSKKRDKDSITKLEIASETCDLENIKLLIQNNVSIGKKALRYAAGKGCLEIMKFLVEKGIDVNAANKFKWTALHSAADQGHLEIVEFLLKQGANPNTNTNSHY; this comes from the coding sequence TTGAGATCATGTACAGGTTCTAAAAAGAGAGACAAAGATAGCATTACTAAATTAGAAATTGCATCTGAAACTTGTGACCTAGAAAATATCAAGCTCTTGATACAAAACAATGTAAGTATTGGCAAAAAAGCATTGCGTTATGCTGCAGGAAAAGGATGTTTAGAAATTATGAAATTTTTAGTAGAAAAGGGCATTGATGTAAATGCTGCCAATAAATTTAAGTGGACAGCACTGCATTCTGCTGCAGATCAAGGTCATTTAGAAATTGTTGAGTTTCTATTAAAGCAAGGAGCAAATCCTAATACTAATACCAACTCTCATTATTAA
- a CDS encoding IS630 family transposase (programmed frameshift), producing MALRSKLLDEKVVESAKEMLKKVRNNAYVAKKLNAVIAAKKHSITAVAKICCISRKAITTWIKHIKFGREEKLFSPPQRRRKTILNQSQLEQIEVWIEENPNITIREMRIRIQERFGLNISKSTIHRNMQRMKFSYITPRPVHSGQDKNKQEEFKKNLNETIVMHSEKELFFFDESRFGTHSKVGHGWFKKGSRTQVKVKLGRENFYLYSAVNPRNGENFSLFAPNVNTACINIFLEQMSQYLGIRKAFLVMDCASWHKSKSLKIPKNIEIIYLPPYSPDLNPVERFWLYIKQNILRNKIYDTIVLLESALCKFITSLSPSTVKQLCNASYLVY from the exons ATGGCATTAAGATCAAAATTATTGGATGAAAAAGTGGTGGAATCAGCAAAAGAGATGCTGAAGAAAGTAAGAAATAATGCGTATGTTGCAAAAAAACTAAATGCTGTAATTGCAGCAAAAAAGCACAGTATAACAGCTGTAGCAAAAATATGTTGCATTTCGAGAAAGGCAATTACTACATGGATAAAGCACATAAAATTTGGAAGAGAAGAAAAATTATTTTCTCCACCTCAACGCCGTAGAAAAACTATATTGAACCAAAGTCAACTTGAACAAATTGAGGTGTGGATAGAGGAAAACCCCAATATTACTATTAGAGAAATGAGAATAAGAATCCAAGAAAGATTTGGTTTGAATATCAGCAAATCCACAATACATCGTAATATGCAAAGAATGAAATTCTCATATATCACACCAAGACCAGTTCATAGTGGACAGGATAAAAATAAGCAAGAGGAGTTT AAAAAAAACCTCAATGAAACTATTGTCATGCATTCTGAAAAAGAGCTATTTTTCTTCGATGAATCACGGTTTGGTACACATTCAAAAGTTGGACATGGGTGGTTTAAAAAAGGCAGTAGGACACAGGTTAAGGTAAAATTAGGTAGGGAAAATTTTTATCTCTATAGTGCAGTTAATCCCAGAAATGGAGAGAATTTTAGCTTATTCGCACCAAACGTCAACACTGCTTGTATAAATATATTCCTTGAACAGATGTCGCAATATTTAGGAATACGAAAGGCTTTTCTCGTGATGGATTGCGCTAGTTGGCATAAGTCAAAAAGTTTAAAGATACCTAAAAATATCGAAATTATATACCTACCACCATACTCACCTGACCTCAATCCTGTTGAGAGGTTTTGGTTATATATAAAACAGAACATTTTGCGCAATAAAATCTACGATACAATTGTTCTGCTTGAGAGCGCTTTGTGTAAATTTATTACCTCTCTTTCCCCTTCCACGGTTAAACAACTCTGCAATGCTTCTTATTTGGTTTATTAA